The following DNA comes from Mucisphaera calidilacus.
GCCGATCGCAGTGCCGTCACGCGGCGACGGATACACAGCGGGCAGAAGCGGGTTGCCCGAGAGCACGTGTTTAACATCGGTCAGCATCAACTCCTGATGCTGCTGCTCGTGGTTCAGGCCGATGGTCATGATACGCCGAAGCTCCACATCCTCATCGCAGCGCTCAAGAAGTTTGATCACCGCGTCGTCAACGAAACGGCGGTAGGCGAACACCTGCTCGACGGTCGGACGCGAGAGCATGCCGCGTCGCGGACGACAGTGCTGGGGTCCCACCGTGTTGTAGTAGGAGTTGAAGAGGTAGTCGTAGGTCTCTTCGGGTGAAACGTAACCATGGACGAAGTCGCGGAGCACAAACCGCTCGAAAAACCAACTCGTATGCGCCAGGTGCCACTTCATCGGGCTGGCTTCCGTCATCGACTGGATCACCATGTCCTCGGGAGCGAGTGGTTCGGCGATAGCCTGAGTTTGCTGACGGACCGCCCGGAATGGCTCGATCATCGATGGTCGGGTGGACCCCCCATCCGATGACATGCGTCGGGCTGTCGTCTGCCTGATTGATGTGGGTTTGGTCATGGTGTCACCTGCACGGTTTGACGGGCGGTGCGCATGGCAGAACACACGTAGGTATCAGTGAACGCTTGAGTGTGTAGGGAGCTTCTCCATCGCTTCGGCCGCACGCTTCATCTCCCTGAGCATACCGCTGAACACGATGTGATGAAAGGGTAAAACTGAATACCAGTAAGCAAGACCAAACAATCCCTTGGGCATGAAGCGAGCGGACATGAGCAACCGTTGCCGATCGCCCTCCGGTTCGATGTCGAACGCGAGTTCGGCAACCCCCGGGAGCTTCATCTCAGCACGCAGTTCCAGTCGTGCATTGCGTCGAACATCAGTCACACGCCAGAAATCGAGCGCCTCGCCATAACTCACGGTCTCGGGGTGTCGACGCCCGCGACGCAGCCCCGGCCCACCAACGAGCTGATCCATCCACCCACGCAAGCGCCACAGGTAGTCCGCCGCGTACCAGCCATGCCCGCCACCCACACGGCAGACCGCAGCAAACACGGTGGACGCCGAGGCATCGATCACCACCGACCGTGTGTCCTCAAACACTTTGCCTCCCGCCCAGTCGGGATCGCCCGGGACCACGCCCGCCGCCGACCACGTCGTCATCACCTGCCCCGAGCGGGTCCGATCCAGTGCGCGTTCGATCGCCTCGCGAGGCGGGATGGTCTGTCTTGGGAACAACTGCTGCACGGTGTCGTCGTGCACGATCACTTCGTTTCGCAAACCCTCTGCCAAAGGCCGGGCAATCGCCGCACTCACGGGCGTGACCAGACCGAGCCAGAGCGAACTGAGCTTCGGACTGAGAATCGGCAGCGGGATCACCCAACGCCTGCGGAAACCCATCGCCTCGGCCATCTGCCTCATTAATTCCCTGTAGGACAGAACTTCGGGCCCGCCGATCTCCAACGACCGATCGATCGGCTCTTCGATCTCCAGCACATCGATCAGGTAGGCCAGCACATCAATCACGCTGATCGGCTGGCAACGCGTCTTGACCCAGCGCGGCGTGATCATCACGGGCAGACGCTCAACGAGGTAACGCAGAATCTCAAACGAGGCCGAGCCCGAACCGAGGATCATCGCGGCACGCAGCACAGTGACAGGCACGCCCGAGTCACGGAGAATCTGTTCCACCTCCTGACGCGAACGCAGGTGCTTGCTGAGTCCTGCCCCTAGCTCTCCGAGCCCGCCCAGGTAGACAATCCGTTGCACCGAGGTATCACGCACCGCCGACGCGAACGAGGCCGCCAGCCGACGGTCACGCTCCACAAAATCATCATTCCCCGCCTCCATCGCGTGGATCAGGTAGTAAGCCGCGTCGCACGTACTTGCCGCTTCACGCACCGCCTGCTCATCAAGAGCATCCGCCTCGATCACGGTCACGCCCGGGTTCCGCACCCAATCACGCTCGCTGAGTTTGCGCTTCGAACGCACCAGACAGACCAG
Coding sequences within:
- a CDS encoding SDR family oxidoreductase — its product is MTSVRPMRVLLTGATGYIGGRLAPELLKRGHSLVCLVRSKRKLSERDWVRNPGVTVIEADALDEQAVREAASTCDAAYYLIHAMEAGNDDFVERDRRLAASFASAVRDTSVQRIVYLGGLGELGAGLSKHLRSRQEVEQILRDSGVPVTVLRAAMILGSGSASFEILRYLVERLPVMITPRWVKTRCQPISVIDVLAYLIDVLEIEEPIDRSLEIGGPEVLSYRELMRQMAEAMGFRRRWVIPLPILSPKLSSLWLGLVTPVSAAIARPLAEGLRNEVIVHDDTVQQLFPRQTIPPREAIERALDRTRSGQVMTTWSAAGVVPGDPDWAGGKVFEDTRSVVIDASASTVFAAVCRVGGGHGWYAADYLWRLRGWMDQLVGGPGLRRGRRHPETVSYGEALDFWRVTDVRRNARLELRAEMKLPGVAELAFDIEPEGDRQRLLMSARFMPKGLFGLAYWYSVLPFHHIVFSGMLREMKRAAEAMEKLPTHSSVH